The following coding sequences are from one Lipingzhangella halophila window:
- a CDS encoding MFS transporter — protein sequence MATEDMSRAAEARKPSGPSGRRGVLALAFGVFAVGTGEFVLAGLLPLLSQSLGVSVAVAGQVVTAFALTCATAAPVLTTLTAGWPRRHVLLVAVLTYLAGSAGTALAPSYPLVLVAQIIAAAGVGVFVPTASITAAALVPPHRSGRAIATVVTGFTAAVTLGAPLGTALGGVLGWRATMWFASALAILGMLGVLALVPGRVPVPAPQGLRQRLLPLADVRVVAILGTTLVGFTAVYIPYTYIGAVFAPATSGDELRLATLMFVLGAVGTVGNLAAGALADRFGGPRVVAGALVWLIASLLVLPLATASYGAAIAMVLCYGIAAFAITTPQQHRLLSMETGSAAVLVSLNQAVLYLAIAMSGVVGGLGISWAGATNLGLLAAVLAALALGLSETARRLQGQRAAGRRGT from the coding sequence ATGGCAACAGAAGACATGTCACGCGCCGCCGAGGCACGGAAACCGTCGGGGCCCAGTGGGCGCCGGGGCGTCCTGGCCCTGGCGTTCGGCGTTTTCGCGGTTGGAACCGGGGAGTTCGTACTGGCCGGGCTGCTCCCCCTGCTCAGCCAGTCACTGGGCGTATCGGTGGCCGTGGCGGGCCAGGTGGTCACCGCGTTCGCGTTGACCTGTGCGACAGCGGCGCCCGTACTGACGACGCTGACAGCGGGCTGGCCGCGGCGCCATGTGCTGCTGGTCGCGGTGCTCACCTATCTGGCGGGCAGCGCCGGCACGGCGCTCGCCCCCTCCTACCCGTTGGTCCTCGTCGCGCAGATCATCGCGGCCGCGGGGGTCGGAGTGTTCGTGCCCACCGCCTCCATCACAGCCGCGGCACTGGTGCCACCGCACCGGAGCGGTCGCGCGATCGCGACCGTTGTCACCGGGTTCACCGCGGCGGTGACACTCGGCGCTCCGCTGGGTACCGCGCTCGGCGGCGTCCTGGGCTGGCGAGCGACCATGTGGTTCGCCTCCGCGCTCGCCATCCTGGGAATGCTCGGGGTGCTGGCCCTGGTGCCCGGTAGGGTGCCGGTCCCGGCGCCCCAAGGACTACGGCAACGGCTACTCCCTCTCGCCGATGTCCGGGTTGTGGCGATACTGGGCACCACGCTCGTCGGCTTCACCGCCGTCTACATCCCCTACACCTACATCGGAGCCGTGTTCGCGCCCGCGACCTCTGGTGACGAGCTCCGCCTGGCCACCCTCATGTTCGTCCTCGGAGCGGTCGGAACGGTCGGAAACCTCGCCGCGGGAGCGCTGGCGGACCGGTTCGGAGGTCCCCGCGTGGTGGCGGGCGCGTTGGTGTGGCTGATCGCCAGCCTGCTCGTGCTCCCACTGGCCACCGCGAGCTACGGCGCGGCCATCGCGATGGTCCTGTGCTACGGCATCGCGGCCTTCGCCATCACCACCCCGCAGCAACACCGGCTGCTCTCAATGGAGACGGGCTCGGCAGCGGTACTCGTCTCGCTCAACCAGGCGGTCCTGTACCTGGCCATCGCGATGTCGGGCGTCGTCGGAGGGCTGGGGATCAGCTGGGCCGGCGCGACGAACCTCGGCCTCCTCGCAGCCGTACTCGCCGCGCTCGCCCTTGGGCTCTCGGAGACAGCTCGCCGACTGCAAGGTCAGCGGGCAGCGGGAAGACGCGGCACGTGA
- a CDS encoding TetR/AcrR family transcriptional regulator, with the protein MPTRARERLVEAAENLFYTEGIRAVGVERLLATSGVGRASFYRHFNSKDDLVVTMLRGYDEQWRHWLEQAVAERGGAPLAVFDALAERFESPDFRGCASINTMVEVADTTSPAHQVAAEHKRSVTGYVEGLLVSAGYTDPAALAEQFVLLLDGAIVTALRERTAEPARRARAIAASLLR; encoded by the coding sequence ATGCCAACTCGCGCCCGGGAACGTCTCGTCGAGGCCGCGGAGAACCTCTTCTACACCGAGGGCATCCGCGCGGTCGGGGTCGAACGGCTTCTGGCCACCTCCGGTGTGGGGCGCGCCTCGTTCTATCGGCACTTCAACAGCAAGGACGACCTCGTAGTGACGATGCTGCGCGGCTACGACGAACAGTGGCGGCACTGGCTGGAGCAGGCCGTGGCAGAGCGGGGCGGCGCTCCGCTGGCGGTGTTCGACGCGCTGGCCGAGCGGTTCGAATCCCCCGACTTTCGCGGCTGCGCGTCCATCAACACCATGGTCGAAGTCGCCGACACCACCAGCCCCGCGCACCAGGTGGCCGCCGAGCACAAACGCTCGGTCACCGGCTACGTCGAAGGGCTCCTCGTCTCGGCCGGCTACACCGACCCCGCCGCACTCGCCGAGCAGTTCGTACTGTTGCTGGACGGAGCGATCGTGACCGCCCTGCGCGAGCGCACCGCCGAGCCCGCACGGCGCGCCAGGGCCATCGCCGCGAGCCTGCTCCGCTGA